The sequence GAGGTGCCGCGTGAGCCCCGAGCGCCGCGGGAAGGTCCTCCCGCACCGCTCGCAGGGGAACGCCGTCTGCCTGGCGTGGACGCGGCGGTGGCGCGCGAGCTTTGAGGGCTGGGTGAACCCCCGGCCGCACTGGGCGCAGGAGAAGGGCTTCTCCTGGCTGTGCAGACGCTTGTGCGCCTTCATGGCGTTCCTCCAGCAGAAGCTGCGGCCGCACTCTGGGCACCGGAAGGGCTTCCTCCCGCTGTGCCGACAGAGATGGGCCCGCAGGCTGCTCTTGAGGCGGAAGCTTCTCTGGCACTCCGGACACCGGAAGGGCTTCTTCCCCGTGTGAACTCGGACGTGCTCGGTGAGCTTGCTCCGGTGGGTGAACTTCCGCTCACAGTCGTCACAGGAGAATGGCTTCTCCCCGCGGTGTGCCCGCTGGTGGGCCCTCGCGGCCGCCTCCCGCGAGGGGCCTCTGCCGCCCTGCGGACCCTGGAAGGGTGTCCTTCCGCTGTGCACCCGCAGGTGCTCGGCCGGCTCGTCCTGCTGGGTGAACCCCCGGCCACACTCCCGGCAGGAAAACGGCCTCTCCCCTCTGGGCGAACACACATGCTTTTTCAGGGCGGCTTTGGACCGGAAGGCCCTGCCACACTCGGGGCACTGGAAGGGCCACGGGCCCGGGCGAGCCACCTGGTGCAGGGCCAGGCTGCACCTGAGACAGCTGCTCTGCTCGCACGCGCCGCGCCAGAAAGGCTGCTTACACGGGACCGCCCGGAGCCACCTGAGCTCCGCCTTCCCCCTGGACTTGTTTTTGTGCTTCGGGATTGACAGGACTGGCTCTCGCGGTGGTTCCTTTTGTGCTTCACAAAGGCTCTCTTTATCTGGAAGACCTTCCTACAGACAAAGCAGGAATAAAGTCTCAGACCTGGTGGAATTTCCAGGCGATCTGGGCTTCCCATTGGCTTATGCCGTGGATCGTTCTTGTCCTGATTAGATGCTGTGATGTCGAGGCTTTTATTATTTAGAATCTCTGTTTCTTGGAGACTTGGGTGTTGTAAGGCGGCTCTTTGATCTGATaaaatctttctttcctccttggaTAAGGGAGCACAGAAGCCCTGCTCTTGGAGACCATTTAAATGGCATTCCTCCTCTTTTGCCCCGAGAGTTCCCTGGTCACCTGGAGAGACAAAAAGGCCCTCCCTCATCAGTGATGGGCCTGCGGGGTCAAGGACTGTCTTCACATCACTGACAACGTGGGAAAGGGACTCCCGTTGTCCCCATGACTttgcgaatctgcctgccacaGGTGAATTATATTGAAGTTTAACTTGGATGTGCACATCCTTTCATCATTTGTTAACAAAAGGCTTAGCGTGAAAAAACTGGCAGGCAAATACATTTTGTGAGCCTATGAGGACCCTCAGAGGCTAAGCAGAActtgcaagaaaataaaaatgagttactCTGAGAATCTGACCATTTcattataatatttctttaaatctgtGAAATAAATAGCACAATATTTAAGTAGGAAGGCTTCGGGTCATATTCTTGCACCCTTCCACCACACATTTCAGGAAAAGTTTTCTGAAAAAGTGCTAATAGGACATATATTTCTTAGGAATGTCAAATGGCAATTTACTGAATTCACAAAGAACACTGTGGAAATAATTCCCTTTCCCAAGGAACTCCGAATTATAAGAAAGTCACTGCTGTTCCCAAAGTAAAAGCCATGATGACAGGGTACAGAGGGAGCTGAGCTGCTACCTTATTCTCACCCACCACACCTGGAGAGGACAATTCCCGACCATCATCTGAGCTGCTATGTTCCAGAACATCTTTTTCTCCCTCATGCTGTTGCAGTGGGTCACGTAGCTCTccttttttaaatctcttaacCTGGGAGCAAACCTCACCTATCAGGCTTGCCCCAGAGCAGGACTCTGATTCTGCTCTGAGGTCATCTCAACAACACAGATGTTTCCAACTAGATGATGTCATTTACTAAGTTAGCACCCACAGCTTTTGCCTGGACCATGAGAAGAGCATACTTGCCTGTCTCCTTGAATCCTATTTCTCATCACTTACTGTTTATCCCAGGCAGGGGAGTAGTTGTGTTACTGGGTGAGTACCACCTGGTACAAAGGAAACATTTGTTTTTAGGGACAGCCACAAACGTCGTTCATTCTTTGGTACTCAAAAACCTTTCCAGGCCCTTTCTAAAGGATGAAATTAAACTCCCACCATGGCATTTTTGGTCTCTGATACCAATTATGTGCCACCACTGCCACCCCCCATCTTCCACTATGTCCCACAAATAACATTCAGCTATACTCAGCACCttccattttctaaatataacAGGCTTGTTCCCACCTCTAAGCCTCAGCTCATGTATGACCCCTGTTGAATCTTCTTTGCCTTACCAAATATGCCCATTCTATGCTATTTAAATCCTAATTCCTTTAGAAGTCCTCCTGGGATATTGCTGTCTCTTCTCTGCTTTCTCCTCTAAATCCCTATAGCGCTTTATTATCATTGCCACTTACTATTTATAAGTGTATACAGTCTTATTTTATAGTTGACTAATCCAATAGTTCAATATAATTGACTAACCTAACTGCCATGTCAGTAGGTCAGTAAGACAGACAATAACTCTTAGAGTGggaaaacacatatatatatctctctcccAACCCCTGGCCTAAATAATATGTGACATAGTCCTATGAACATGGTAGGGACAACACTGATTAGATGAGTGAATTAATAGACAGTAGCAGTGAAATGAAGCCCCTGGGAATTCTTTTATCCTCCGATGGAGCTAGTCACACACTTCCTGGGTTTAAATTCCCTCTTTTTCAGGAGAGTCCTTGATACCCAGAGACTTAGTAGATCTCCATTTAGTAAAGCATTAACATACTCTAAAAAATGACACATTCTCTTAAATACTTaaagtattaatatatttaaaatgttttccttatgaTACAAGGAATTAAAAAGTAATCcttcaaaaggaataaaaaaatcccAAGTTCTAAAAATCtgtacaataaaaaaatatactgtACAAAATTGGAAGGCTTCTCATTTCTCTGTACACAAATGGACATGATGATGTGATGGGGAAGACGGTTTTTCCTCAGGACTGGACAAATGGATCCTTTACTGTTCTCTTAAAGGCAGttccattttctgcttttttttttttaatgaaatatatacaaCTTCCTTCTTTATAAAAGTAAGACATATTTGCTACCaacttgagtgaaaaaaaataacattctccatcaaaataatatttcttattcACTACGTCCTGCTGACTCTGCAGAAAGATTAGCAAACAAGGCTAGGAGAATAAATGAGTCAGGCTCTCAAATCCATCTACTCACCAGAAAGGCTAAGtgtcatttgtgttttctctaAGTGTCCCTGGTCTCTGATTAACAGCATTCTTCCTTGTTCCATCCAGGTGATCAAATCTGGCTTTGAAGAAATACAGCCTGCAGAGAGAGTCCACACAGACTCAGTCTGGGTTTCCTGAGTACTTGACTAAAaacaattttagtttttaatttttaattttaactttagtTTCATGGCTGACCTTGATTCCTGGAGACATGAGATCaatgttagtttaaaaaaaaaaatggaaactcttGATTACATGAATAACTGTTAAATGTTCCCGACaatatttcacaaaattaaaGGAAACAGCGAGGTTGGGGATGATGAGGATCCAGGCAGAAAGTATTCAAAAGGGATCATTATGAGAACCATGTGAGTAAAATAAAGAGTAGTcgggggcggggaggcgggggggggggggtcaaggAGGGAACCCAGGTGACTAAACTTTTCTGATTAGACTCTGCACATCTAAGGAACCAATTACTGAGGTGCCCACattctttctaatattttatttatttatttggttgtgccacgTCTTAGTTGCCGAAGGCAGACTCCTTAGTCGCAGCTtgcggactccttagttgtggctcgccagttccttagttgtggcattcgaactcttaattgcagcatgcatgtgggatctagttccctgaccagggatcgaacccgggccccctgcattggaaggaggattctttaccattgtgccaccagggaagtcccgcccaCATTCT is a genomic window of Delphinus delphis chromosome 9, mDelDel1.2, whole genome shotgun sequence containing:
- the ZNF425 gene encoding LOW QUALITY PROTEIN: zinc finger protein 425 (The sequence of the model RefSeq protein was modified relative to this genomic sequence to represent the inferred CDS: inserted 1 base in 1 codon; deleted 1 base in 1 codon; substituted 1 base at 1 genomic stop codon); the encoded protein is MAEPAPFPVAFDDVALYFLEREWEILEKWQKDMYQQEMKTNYESLDSLGCISSKPDLITWMEQGRMLLIRDQGHLEKTQMTLSLSGDQGTLGAKEEECHLNGLQEQGFCAPLSKEERKILSDQRAALQHPSLQETEILNNKSLDITASNQDKNDPRHKPMGSPDRLEIPPGLRLYSCFVCRKVFQIKRAFVKHKRNHRESQSCQXPKHKNKSRGKAELRWLRAVPCKQPFWRGACEQSSCLRCSLALHQVARPGPWPFQCPECGRAFRSKAALKKHVCSPRGERPFSCRECGRGFTQQDEPAEHLRVHSGRTPFQGPQGGRGPSREAAARAHQRAHRGEKPFSCDDCERKFTHRSKLTEHVRVHTGKKPFRCPECQRSFRLKSSLRAHLCRHSGRKPFRCPECGRSFCWRNAMKAHKRLHSQEKPFSCAQCGRGFTQPSKLARHRRVHARQTAFPCERCGRTFPRRSGLTRHLQVHTEEKPFSCAQCGRGFHRRAHLAEHWXLHGGAEPYRCPECSRSFSLKASLNLHRRQHAGERPFPCGECGKAYAQPSQLAEHARVHSGEKPFRCPECDRGFRLRGNLKSHLLQHSGQKPFSCATCGRSFAQPYRLTEHVRVHSGEKPFRCPECGKSYCLRGSLKAHLHTHSGEKPFGCPECGKGFLQKRSLETHLHRHRGERPFSCAECGRGFTYLGALNTHIAMHAREQPFSLEVTPLRKQ